Within Desulfomonilaceae bacterium, the genomic segment TGAAGAGCCCTTTCAGCGCTTACTCAAATGTTTGGAAGACCACAAAAACCCCTCGGGAATACCCGGTGTGGGAATGCTGATTAACGGATCGTTTCATCTCACTCCGCCTGTTCTTAATGGGTTTGACGGCAAAGCGCCCGATATAGGCCGATGGGTCGATACTTCACTATACCGAAAAATAGGCGCGGCTTATAACATCCAGACCAAAAGAGGCTGCAGGAAGCGCTGCGTTTATTGCACCTACAATCAGTCCCTTGAAGGGGGTCGGTTAAGGTTGAGAGATCCGATAGATGTAGTAGACGAAATAGAGGACGCCCTCAAAAAGTACCGACCAAATTGTTTTGAATTTGTAGATTCGGTTTTTAACGACCCGATCGAGCATTCGAGAGCGATTCTTGAAGAAATAATCAGGCGGCCCTGGAAGGCCTTGTTCACGGCAATGGGTGTTCACCCAAAGGGGCTTGACCGAGAATACCTCGATTTGATGTGGAGAGCCGGTTTCAGGTCTTTAATGATCACTCCGGAGTCCGCTTCAGACAAAATGTTGGACTCATATAGAAAAGGATTTACAAAGCAAGACGTCCTCAATGCCGCGGAAGCGCTGAATCGGACGGCTTTCGCTGTCTGGTGGTTTTTCATGATAGGTGGGCCTGGAGAGACAAATGAAACGTTGAAAGAATCTCTGGATTTTGTGCTGACTAATCTTCAGAAAAGGGGGCGCGCCGTAACTCATGTAGCTCAATTCTTCTTCGGCGTGAGATTATATCCGGGCACTGATTTGTGGAAGATGGCTCAAGAGCAGGGATTCGTCAATGGGACTCCCAATCCCCTTGAACAGGCGTGGTATTTGTCAGAGGAACTTGATCTTGATAAAGCGTTGTCCCAGATGCTTGGGGCCGCTGCAATATGTCCAGAGGTCTACCTTGGATTTGATGAACGACTGTTGGCCTTTTCCAGGACTATCGTAGCAGTTTGTCGTCTTTTGCGTTTGAAAGGGCCATACTGGAAATACATGAGGTTTGGTAACGTAATAGGA encodes:
- a CDS encoding radical SAM protein, encoding MRVLLINSNRKGDMLAAAPIGLCYVASAVEAAGHSVKTLDLCFAGKRVLSEVSNLVESFAPDVVGVSVRNIDNTNMLHSISYLPDAAGLMEHLRLITASPVVIGGSAASLAPEAILRFLKADYIVVSDGEEPFQRLLKCLEDHKNPSGIPGVGMLINGSFHLTPPVLNGFDGKAPDIGRWVDTSLYRKIGAAYNIQTKRGCRKRCVYCTYNQSLEGGRLRLRDPIDVVDEIEDALKKYRPNCFEFVDSVFNDPIEHSRAILEEIIRRPWKALFTAMGVHPKGLDREYLDLMWRAGFRSLMITPESASDKMLDSYRKGFTKQDVLNAAEALNRTAFAVWWFFMIGGPGETNETLKESLDFVLTNLQKRGRAVTHVAQFFFGVRLYPGTDLWKMAQEQGFVNGTPNPLEQAWYLSEELDLDKALSQMLGAAAICPEVYLGFDERLLAFSRTIVAVCRLLRLKGPYWKYMRFGNVIGIKTGIRFIFKPRDASGLIRKALIRQSYSGPLLNKLQEPLIALDS